In Pseudomonadota bacterium, the DNA window TCAGTGCGGCCATATCAAATTCCTGCTGCAGGCTGCTGTTTTCCGCCATCAGGTTTTCCAGACGATCCATGCGCTGATCCAGAACTTGCAGAACCTCCTCCCGCTGGGCGCTGTGTTCCATATCCATATCAGTATCCATAACGGTGAAGGTGGCCGTGCCAAGCGCGGCCATACCACTCAAAACAAAAGCGGCAGCGGCAAAGCCGTTATCCGTTTTGCGGGCGATTTTTTTGCGAAGCGGTTCTTGCGCCATGCTATGCACCATCCGTTGTTATTAGCGTACAAGGCGGTGACTATAGCGTATTTTTATTTTTATGTCAATTTGGCGGCGGGTCAGTGACTGCGAAACAGCGTGTCGGCCAGAAACATGCCTTCATCGCAAAGCGTGCTTTGCTGGGTTTCTCCCAGCGCCTGAATACCGCTGAGATAACCGATAAAAAAGCCGCGTTCTTTCGCCGGGGCGGTCAGAATCAGCGCGGCTTTATATTCACCGTAACCGCCGATCTCTGCGAGTTGTTCCTGCCGCGTATCAAGATATTCGTCAAGCAGTGCGGTAATTTTCAGCCCGCGCCGCTCGGAGAGCAGGGAGGTCAGCGTATCGGCAACGCCTTTTTCGCGGCAGGTTCCCAGCAGGATTTCCGCCTCCATAAAGGGGGAAATATCCAGCAATATTGCGGCGGCATCATCATAGGCCATTTCCAGCACATCCGTTGCCGTATCACTATCATCCGCAGCGAAAACCGGCGCGCTGCCGCATAAAACCAGCAGGCAGAACATACTCAGCAGGGAGAGGGCGTAAAAGGATATTTTCGGCATAAAGGGCGGATCTCTCTTTATTCTTCAAGAGATATTATGCGGCTTATATTTTAGAAAATCTAGCGCCGTTTTACCTGATGCCGGGCCGTATTGTCATTGCGTCCCCCGGTACCGGGAAGGCATTTTTGCGCTTCTTTGACCATTTTGGGCGGCATTTCGCTGAGCTTTTTGGTTTCGGTCGCGGTAACGCTATTGCCCTGAATGGTCGAAATTGTGGCCATAGACAGGCTGAAATCCAGTTCATACATGCGCAGTGTGTTATCGTCGACACGCCGGAAATAGAGTGCAGTCGTGTCGTCAAGAGCGCTATAACGCTCTTTGTGGCCTGATTGTTTAAAATCGGCGGCGACAGGAGGCATCTCTACGCGCTGCGCATCAATTTTTTTTGCCTGTTCTTTAAAGGAACGGCGCATATCATCGCGCAATTCGTCGATATTTTCCTGTGCGCGGCGAATGTAATAATAGGCGTCGCAGGACATTGTTATCCTCGCTTACTGCGGATGATGTTGCGGGGCGTATCGATTTTATGGGCTTGCTGGTGCCCTTGTAACAATTGCTGGCCCGTTTGCACCATTTTCGGCGGCATCTCGCTGAGCTTTTTGCTTTCGACACCGATCAGGCGGCGGTCTTTGACAACCATAATTGTGGCCATTTGCAATTCAAAATCAAATTCATAAAGGCGCAAGGGATAGGTGTCGGAGGTCTTCACATAGGTGACGGCGTCCTTATCGGTGACGTGATAGCCGCCGATGCCGGATTGTGCCAGTTCCTGCAATCTTTCCGGCAGTTCGGCAGCAGCCATTTTCCGGCGCATATCCTGCGCAAAGCGGTCAAAGTCGCTTTTCAGATTATTAATCTTGCTGCTGGAGTAATAACAACTCATATATCAGGGTGTCCTTAATCGCCGTAACTATCGCAGTAAGTATAATAAAAATACCAAGTTATGTCAATTTTTTATTGACAATTTATAGGGTGGTGATTACTGTTTCGGAAATGGTATCAAGACTTTTGCCTGAGGAGAGGAAAGTATGGTTTACCGTCGATCGGAACGTTTGGAAGAGCATTTGAAAAGCGTTAATACGCTTGAAATGTTCAAACGTTCGGAAAATTCAAAACAACCGGTGGAGAGTGATGCCGCATATTGGAGCGAGAGCCTCAATATGAAGGAATGCATGCGCAGTTTAAAGCAGTTGTGCAGCCTGTCCCCCTATTCCGAACGTTTTCAGGAATTGTGCGAAGACCGCGACGCGACACAGATTTTCTACCTGCATCTGGCGCGTATTGCCCGCAGTGTTGAAATTATGGGTGACCGTGCGCCGGCATTGTATAAAAAAATTGATGAGTCGCTGCGGGCATTAAGTGACGAAGACTATAGTGATACCCGTAAGGCCTATATGGTGGTCTGGACGGCGATGGATCTGGATAAGCCCGAACGCGTGCGTGATAATCCTTTCAACCGTCTTGCGGCAAAAAAAGCCGCTGTGGCGGAAGCAGAGGCGGCGCAGGAAAAAGAAAAAGCGGCGGCCGCGAAAACAGGCGTCAAAAAGAAGAAAACGGCAAAAAGCGCTCCTGCCAAGAAGAAACAGAGTAAAAAACAGCTTAAAAAGCCCGGACGTTAAAAGACATCAGTCTTTTTTCCAGAACAGCCATTTACGGCCGCGTGCCTCTTCCTTTGCGGTTTGGGCAACAGGTTTTGTATTGTTCAGCTGGTCGGAGAGGTAGTTTTCCTCTTCGCAGATACCGCCTTGGCAAAGACTGCGTAATGCGGCCAGACGCTCGATGACAAGGTCGCGCTTTCCTTCTTTTAACTGCAGCAGCCCGATATAAAGATGTGCGCCCATATGATGGGGGTTCCCCATCAGCGCCCGGTCAAGGGCTTTTCGTGCATCTTCCATCATGCCCAGATGAAAATAGCACTGCCCCAGATAGGCTTGGGTATCGGCATTGGAAGATTCGCGTGACATGACTTTTTTCAATGTTTGCACAGCCTGTGCATATTGTCCGGCCATCATCTGCGTTTCTGCGACCTTCAAGCCGGCATCCGCCCCCCAGGGTGCCATTGCCCCCGTTTTGGGCGGGACGGCTGCGCCGGAAACAGGGCTGTTTTCACCGGCAACGGCGTTTTTTAACCCGTATGATGGCGGCGGGTTTTCCGGTTGTTGTTGCGGGGCTGTTTCAGCATTGGACGGTGCCGCTGCGGGAGGAGGATCACTTTCCATGCGGAAATAGCCGTAATTCCCTTGTCCGGCTTTCATTGTCGGAGGTGTTTGTACACCGGGCGGTGTCTCGGCAGAGGCGGAATGGGGGAAAAGAAACAAAACGGCAATAGCGACGGCAATCACCGGTTTATATTGTCGGCTTCTGTTCAAAATTTTCGCTGCCATCATATTCCCCTTCTGTTGCGCTGATATCGCTCACGCGTGCTAGAACCGGTCCTTTATAGCAGGCTGCGACCATATCGTCCACCGCTTCCTTTGCGCCGTGAAACAGGGCTTCAACCCGTCCGTCGCGCAAATTTCTGACCCAGCCTTTCAGTTCGCGGCTTTGGGCTTCGGTGACCGTCCAGTAACGGTAGCTGACGCCTTGCACGCGCCCGCTAATGAAGACATGTGTTGTTATTTCGGGGGAGGTCATGGGGATGCTGAATCTTACTGTGCTGCGGCGACAATGATGCAGTTATTGATATTGCTGCATGTCTGCACGGCGCTGTCACGGCTGAAGCCGGTGATACGGGCGCGGTAAATCGTGCCGCGCTGGGTGTGCAGCGGCAGGACGCGGGGAAGAATTTTCTGCTCCCGCGGTGTTTTCAAGGTGGTGATCGTTTTGTTCAAAGCTTTTTCCGCCGCCTGTTTCGAGGTAAAGGCACCGATTTGAATTTGCCAGCCCGGATCATCTGCGGTTTGTGCGGCTTTTTTCGCGACAGGGCGCAGCCCTGCCTTTGTTTCGGCGATGGCGCTGACGCTTTTCCGTGTCTCTATATCAATATCGCCTTCACCCGTAATCAATCCCATCATATCGAATTGCGCATTGTGGTCGGCAGGCTGGGCGCCAAAGTTCTTTTCCACGGCGGTATCCAAAGCCGCCAGTTCGATTTTCGGTGTCACCGGCTTGCGG includes these proteins:
- a CDS encoding tetratricopeptide repeat protein, producing MAAKILNRSRQYKPVIAVAIAVLFLFPHSASAETPPGVQTPPTMKAGQGNYGYFRMESDPPPAAAPSNAETAPQQQPENPPPSYGLKNAVAGENSPVSGAAVPPKTGAMAPWGADAGLKVAETQMMAGQYAQAVQTLKKVMSRESSNADTQAYLGQCYFHLGMMEDARKALDRALMGNPHHMGAHLYIGLLQLKEGKRDLVIERLAALRSLCQGGICEEENYLSDQLNNTKPVAQTAKEEARGRKWLFWKKD
- a CDS encoding acylphosphatase, coding for MTSPEITTHVFISGRVQGVSYRYWTVTEAQSRELKGWVRNLRDGRVEALFHGAKEAVDDMVAACYKGPVLARVSDISATEGEYDGSENFEQKPTI